The following nucleotide sequence is from Gemmatimonadaceae bacterium.
CGAGGTCAACGGCGCCATCACCGAGGCGATGGCCGGCTACGTGCCGCCGCCGAGGGTGCGGTTCTCATCTGGCGGCGAGGTGAAGGACCAGCAGGAAGTGTTCGGCCGCGTGCTGGCGGCGCTGGGACTCGCCGTGATGCTGATGTACCTGATCCTCGTGATGCAGTTCGGCAGCTTCCTGGAGCCCATCGCAATCCTGATGTCGCTCCCGCTGTCGCTCATCGGCGTCGTGCTGGCGCTGCTGATCACCGGGGACACGCTGAACATCATGTCGATGATCGGGGTGATCCTGTTGATGGGCATCGTCGCGAAAAACGCGATCCTGCTCATCGACTTCGCCAAGTGGGGGCAGGAACAGGGGATGGACCGGCGCACGGCCATCATCGAGGCGGGGCGCGTGCGCCTGCGTCCGATCATGATGACGACGATGGCGTTGATCGCGGGCATGATTCCGGTGGCGCTCGGCCGCGGCGAAGGGGCCGATTTCCGCGCGCCGCTGGGACGCGCGATCATCGGCGGCGTGATCACGTCCACGTTCCTCACGCTGCTCGTGATCCCGACGATGTACGAGATCCTCGACGACATTCGGCGCAAGGTGGTCGGACTGTTCAACTTCCCGAAGCGGCCGCCGACGGACGAGTACATGGTGCCGGAGCAGTTGCGCAAACGCTAAGTAGGGTGCAAGAGCACGGGCACGGTGTGGTGCAAGGTGCGGGGGATAAGGATGGGCCGGGATTGCTCCCGGCCCTTCCGCGTTCCCTGCATTGCCGACTATCTGGTTGTTACGGTCGGTTACCACCCATTGGGCCCATGGGACCCATTGGGCCCATCGGACCACCGCGCTCGCCCAGTCCAGGGCCGCCCATCGGGCCACCGCCCTGGCGGCGATGCTCCGCGGCCCACGCCCTCTGTTCGGGCGTGAGAATGGCGGCGATCGCGGCGCGGAGCGCCTCGAAGTCGGTCTTCATGCTTTCCATGATCGCGCGACTCTTCTCCATGATTGCCCGCACTTCCTCGCGCGTCTTGCCCGCCTGAATGGCGGCACGGGCCTCCTCGCGGATGGCCTTGAGCTGGTCGAACTGCGTCTTGTGCGCGGCCGCGAAGGCATCGTGCAATGCCTTGATGGCCGCCCTCTGTGCATCCGTCAGCCTGAGCGCATCCGGCGGACCCTCGTTTTCGTACGCCGGGCCGCGCGGAACCAGCGTCGCCGAGTCCATCGTTGCCTGCGCGTCAAACTGGAGCAGGGCAGCTTCGCGGGCGGCGTTTGGGCCGGTGGCGGCGTTGTCGCATGCGCTGGCGAAAGCGGCGGCGGCAAAGAGGGCGGCAATCCTGAGCTTCATGTGCAAGGTTCTCCTGATGTCCCGGCCGATCCCCGGGGAAGATCGCAGGCTGTCGTCGGATGAGGGAATGCCCACGCCCCTCTGGGACGTTGGGATCCTCTGAATGTTAATGCGCCGTCAACTTCGGCGTCTCAGGACTGGCGATTTGCCCCGGGGTCGCGGTTTAGAGACTGCGAGGAAGACCGCCTATGCGACGGCAGCCCGGAGCAAGGTCCAGGCTCGCTCGAGGGTCGCGTCCGACGTGCGCAGGTTGCCGATGGCGACGCGCAGGACGTACTGGTCTCCGAGCTTGGTATGGGAGATAAAGACGTCGCCGCTCTCGTTCACCCGGGACATAATGGCCGCATTGTGCGCGGCGATCTCCGCCTCGTCGGTTTCACCCGCTGGGACGTGACGGAAGCAGACCGTTGAAAAAGGCACGGGGGCGCACACGGCCCAGCCGTCGCCGGCGGCCTTCACCGTCTCGGCGAAACGCTGCGCCAGCTGGCAGTGATAACGGATGCGGTCGGCGATCCCGTCGGCGCCAAAGGCGCGCACCACCATCCACAGCTTGAGCGCGCGGAAGCGGCGCCCGAGCTGGAGACCGTAGTCCATGTAGTTGAGCGCGTCGTCGCCTTCGGTGGTGGTGAGATACTCGGGGACGAGCGAGAAGGCGCGGCGGAGCACCTTGGGCTGGCGCGTGAAGAGCACCGAGCAGTCCATGGGGGTGAAGAGCCACTTGTGCGGGTTCACCACGAGCGAGTCGGCCTTCTCGAGTCCGGCGAAGAGCGGCCGCAGTTCGGGGACGGACATCGCCGAGCCGCCGTAGGCGCCGTCCACGTGCAGCCAGAGGCTCTCGCGCTGGCAGATGGTGGCGATGGCGTCGATGGGATCGACGCTGGTCATGCTCGTCGTGCCGGCCGTGGCGACGACGGCCATGGGGCGAAATCCCTGCGCGCGGTCGGCCTGAATGGCGCGAGCGAGCATCTCGGGGCGCAGGCGGAAGTCGGCGTCGCTCGCCACGTGCACGACATTCTCGAGACCGAGGCCAAGCGTCATCGCCGCCTTGTCCACCGACGAGTGCGCGTGCTCGCTGCAGTAGACGCGCAGGCGCGGGAGGTCTTGGCGCCCGGCCATCCCACGCTGACGAATGCCGAGCGCGGGGTCGCGTTCGCGCGCGGC
It contains:
- a CDS encoding pyridoxal-dependent decarboxylase → MDLSPEQYSLHAHRLADWIATYLRDVGEYEVLSSVKPGAIRAQLPKAPPAAAESLDDILADIDRVIMPGATHWNHPGFLAYFANTASVPGILGEMIAAALNLNGMLWRTSPVATELEQVVTDWLRQLFGMGDGWFGMITDTASISTMYALAAARERDPALGIRQRGMAGRQDLPRLRVYCSEHAHSSVDKAAMTLGLGLENVVHVASDADFRLRPEMLARAIQADRAQGFRPMAVVATAGTTSMTSVDPIDAIATICQRESLWLHVDGAYGGSAMSVPELRPLFAGLEKADSLVVNPHKWLFTPMDCSVLFTRQPKVLRRAFSLVPEYLTTTEGDDALNYMDYGLQLGRRFRALKLWMVVRAFGADGIADRIRYHCQLAQRFAETVKAAGDGWAVCAPVPFSTVCFRHVPAGETDEAEIAAHNAAIMSRVNESGDVFISHTKLGDQYVLRVAIGNLRTSDATLERAWTLLRAAVA
- a CDS encoding Spy/CpxP family protein refolding chaperone, producing MKLRIAALFAAAAFASACDNAATGPNAAREAALLQFDAQATMDSATLVPRGPAYENEGPPDALRLTDAQRAAIKALHDAFAAAHKTQFDQLKAIREEARAAIQAGKTREEVRAIMEKSRAIMESMKTDFEALRAAIAAILTPEQRAWAAEHRRQGGGPMGGPGLGERGGPMGPMGPMGPMGGNRP